One window of Chryseobacterium sp. JJR-5R genomic DNA carries:
- a CDS encoding acetyltransferase, which yields MKQIIIYGVGKMAEFIYYSFQYDSQYEIIAFCVDDAYLEVSQDTLYGLPVLNFTDVRKQFPPESYLMHIAIGRNDAREIIFEKVLEAGYGFANYICSKANVWPDLVIGQNVFIDQASVIHPYVTIGDNCMLIAARIGHHCHIGSNSLLSGTSLAGNVTVGNNSFLGINSGAKESVRIGCHNIVGAGCFIGKNTKDGALIYQERTVQKTVLSKNIVLFNNGKKA from the coding sequence ATGAAGCAAATTATTATCTATGGTGTAGGTAAGATGGCGGAATTCATTTACTATTCCTTTCAGTATGACAGTCAATATGAAATCATTGCCTTTTGTGTAGACGACGCTTATCTTGAAGTTTCCCAGGATACGCTTTATGGGCTGCCTGTCTTGAATTTTACTGACGTGCGGAAACAGTTTCCGCCTGAATCCTATCTGATGCACATTGCCATAGGAAGAAATGACGCCAGAGAAATTATTTTTGAAAAAGTACTTGAAGCCGGATATGGCTTTGCGAATTACATCTGTTCCAAAGCAAATGTATGGCCTGATTTGGTCATCGGCCAGAATGTTTTTATTGATCAGGCAAGCGTAATACACCCTTATGTTACCATAGGAGATAATTGTATGCTGATCGCGGCACGCATCGGGCATCATTGCCATATCGGGAGCAACTCGTTATTGTCCGGTACCTCTTTAGCGGGAAACGTGACGGTTGGAAACAATTCATTTCTGGGCATTAACTCAGGAGCCAAGGAAAGTGTACGGATCGGGTGCCATAATATTGTGGGAGCCGGCTGTTTTATCGGCAAGAATACCAAAGACGGCGCACTGATCTACCAGGAAAGAACTGTGCAAAAAACAGTATTATCCAAAAACATTGTCCTGTTTAATAACGGAAAGAAGGCATAA
- a CDS encoding discoidin domain-containing protein, producing MQKYLLSLTIFLGILSLNAQQKTFCNPINIDYGYTPFEAFSKQGKHRATADPVIVNFKNKLFMFSTNQEGYWYSDDMLDWKFVKRKFLRDSKYIHDLNAPAVWAMKDTLYVFGSTWEQDFPIWKSTNPTKDDWKIAVDTLKVGAWDPAFHYDEDKNKLYLYWGSSNEWPLLGTEVKTKTLQSEGFVKPILRLKPEDHGWERFGEYNDNVFLQPFVEGAWMTKHNGKYYMQYGAPATEFSGYSDGVYVSNNALEGFEYQQHNPFSYKPGGFARGAGHGATFEDNYKNWWHVSTIFISTKNNFERRLGIWPAGFDKDDVMYCNTAYGDYPTYLPQYAQGKDFSKGLFAGWMLLNYNKPVQVSSTLGGYHSNYAVDEDIKTYWSAKTGNSGEWFQTDLGEVSSIHAIQINYADQDVEFMGKTLGKMHQYKIYGSDDGKKWKVMVDKSKNIKDVPHDYVELEKPAKARFIKMENLKMPTGKFALSGFRVFGKGAGTVPAKVQNFVPLRADPKKYGERRSIWMKWQQNSEADGYVIYWGKSPDKLYGSIMVYGKNEYFFTGADRTDAYYFQIEAFNANGVSERTEVFKSE from the coding sequence ATGCAGAAATACCTTCTATCCCTGACGATCTTTTTGGGAATATTAAGCTTAAATGCACAACAGAAAACATTCTGTAACCCCATTAACATTGATTACGGATATACCCCTTTTGAAGCTTTCTCCAAACAGGGAAAGCACAGGGCTACGGCAGATCCCGTAATCGTTAATTTTAAAAATAAGCTGTTTATGTTCTCCACCAATCAGGAAGGCTACTGGTACAGTGATGATATGCTCGACTGGAAATTTGTGAAGAGGAAATTCCTGAGGGACAGTAAATACATCCATGACCTCAATGCTCCGGCAGTCTGGGCAATGAAAGATACACTGTATGTTTTCGGGTCTACCTGGGAACAGGATTTCCCGATCTGGAAAAGTACCAACCCTACGAAAGACGACTGGAAAATTGCCGTGGATACCCTGAAAGTAGGTGCATGGGATCCCGCATTTCATTACGATGAAGACAAAAATAAACTCTATCTGTACTGGGGATCCAGCAATGAATGGCCGCTGCTGGGTACTGAAGTGAAAACAAAGACCCTGCAGTCGGAAGGTTTTGTGAAACCGATTTTAAGATTAAAACCTGAAGACCATGGTTGGGAAAGATTTGGGGAATACAATGATAATGTCTTCCTCCAGCCTTTCGTGGAAGGTGCCTGGATGACGAAGCACAACGGCAAATATTATATGCAGTACGGCGCGCCGGCTACAGAGTTCAGCGGGTATTCAGACGGAGTCTATGTCAGCAATAATGCACTGGAAGGTTTTGAATACCAGCAGCACAACCCGTTTTCCTATAAGCCGGGAGGTTTTGCAAGAGGGGCCGGTCACGGAGCCACCTTTGAAGACAATTACAAAAACTGGTGGCATGTTTCAACCATTTTTATCTCTACTAAAAATAATTTTGAAAGAAGGCTGGGGATCTGGCCTGCCGGATTCGATAAAGATGATGTAATGTACTGCAATACCGCATACGGTGATTACCCTACCTATCTTCCGCAATATGCACAGGGGAAAGATTTTTCCAAAGGCCTTTTTGCAGGCTGGATGCTGCTGAACTACAATAAGCCGGTTCAGGTTTCCTCAACACTGGGCGGGTACCACTCCAATTATGCGGTGGATGAAGATATTAAGACGTACTGGAGTGCAAAAACCGGAAATTCCGGCGAATGGTTCCAGACGGATCTGGGCGAAGTATCTTCAATCCATGCAATTCAGATCAATTATGCGGATCAGGATGTGGAATTTATGGGGAAGACATTAGGGAAGATGCACCAGTATAAAATTTATGGCTCGGATGACGGGAAAAAATGGAAAGTGATGGTTGATAAAAGCAAAAACATCAAAGATGTCCCTCATGATTATGTTGAATTGGAAAAACCTGCCAAAGCCAGATTCATTAAAATGGAAAACCTGAAAATGCCGACCGGAAAATTTGCGTTAAGCGGGTTCCGGGTGTTCGGGAAAGGAGCCGGAACTGTCCCGGCAAAAGTTCAGAATTTTGTTCCGTTGAGAGCAGATCCTAAAAAATACGGTGAAAGAAGAAGCATCTGGATGAAATGGCAGCAGAATTCCGAAGCTGACGGATATGTAATCTACTGGGGAAAATCTCCGGATAAATTATACGGAAGCATTATGGTGTACGGAAAAAATGAATATTTCTTTACCGGTGCCGACAGGACGGACGCTTATTATTTCCAGATTGAAGCTTTCAATGCCAATGGCGTTTCAGAACGAACAGAAGTTTTTAAATCAGAATAA
- a CDS encoding alpha/beta hydrolase, with protein sequence MKNGILITGILMLLCFTGCRQKSTDPGNSLLFTDKTDISYGTESDQRMDLYLPKKTAGKEVFIIIHGGGWRGGRRSQLTVFTHRLMEKFPGHIFVNTDYRLASTSRYALPDQTDDIQHVIDYLEKTLPFEPNYILLGNSAGAHLSMLYAYRYDREKKVKAVINIVGPADLSNPGFKSYEDYAFVEKHLVDPEIIKNNISLMNFGSPAYWIDKTSAPTLSFYGTKDTVVPASQMKVLDSSLQRHQVSHESYTFNGNHVEWQNEPNASFLISKIELFLRHISKTKTP encoded by the coding sequence ATGAAAAACGGTATATTGATTACAGGTATTCTGATGCTGTTATGTTTTACCGGGTGCAGGCAGAAAAGCACTGATCCCGGAAACAGTTTACTGTTTACGGATAAAACAGATATTTCTTACGGGACAGAGTCTGATCAGCGGATGGATTTGTACCTACCCAAGAAGACAGCAGGGAAAGAAGTTTTCATCATCATTCACGGAGGCGGCTGGCGCGGGGGAAGAAGATCCCAGCTGACTGTTTTTACCCATCGTTTAATGGAAAAATTCCCCGGCCACATTTTTGTCAATACGGATTACAGGCTGGCTTCAACCTCGCGTTATGCTCTGCCGGACCAGACAGATGACATACAGCATGTTATCGATTACCTGGAGAAAACATTACCGTTTGAGCCCAACTACATACTTCTCGGCAACAGCGCCGGCGCACATCTTTCCATGCTGTATGCATACAGGTATGACCGTGAGAAAAAAGTAAAAGCAGTAATAAATATCGTTGGCCCTGCAGATCTGAGCAATCCCGGATTTAAAAGTTATGAAGATTATGCTTTTGTGGAAAAACATCTGGTTGACCCTGAAATCATTAAAAACAATATTTCATTGATGAATTTCGGAAGTCCGGCCTATTGGATTGATAAAACCTCAGCACCTACGCTTTCATTTTACGGAACCAAAGATACCGTTGTTCCTGCATCCCAAATGAAAGTTCTGGATTCTTCTTTGCAGCGCCATCAGGTATCCCATGAATCGTATACCTTTAACGGGAATCATGTTGAATGGCAGAATGAACCCAACGCTTCATTTTTAATTTCAAAAATAGAATTGTTTTTAAGGCATATTTCAAAAACAAAAACGCCCTGA
- a CDS encoding TonB-dependent receptor domain-containing protein, giving the protein MKTSILIAALFFSGFTFAQEKKQDTVKTKSIEAVTITKQVFKKQSDRFVYDVAASPVAKGNTTFDLLKQTPLLSTTDDKTLKIAGKNNVLIYINGRKTNMEAESLTQFLKNTPAENIQRIEVITVPGSEYQVESSDGIINIVLKKKMSDGTSGNMRMSNSQNKYNASQASFSVNYRKDKLGINANLSGGENINPQSYVLKNGIGDIKNESVGNIDDPNKNLGGYLNIDYQLTEKSNLALSWNSWANKSYNSTIDLLNTLTQPADNGILETTYTRTKNKEDARNYNNSVNLNYEIKLDSLGSKFNANAAYLIYKRFQYSDNNTLMSDVPGSTSGFSRTKTKITQSIPQIVNNFSGTVDYIQKFKSDFTFSAGGNFNKTKTDNDTKNFTYLYDENGNMLNPNSDFNHFIYDENIYGAYITLDKKFSDKFSGKIGARYEITNSVGTAESLKNNVESNQKIERNYNNFLPYLSFNYAINDKNNLSYSFSSRMRRPSFWELNPVRNIITEDNYTQNNPFVKASSTYNQELTYMYKNSYFLILNHSYEKDQITQVPLQMKYTDKNNVERVRLAYIRTNFGDKQEMSAMLGVQKSLFKQYLTLNFNAGVQHNINNGTLNTDPTTGQIFDTYVNNRKSTSFIVTSNNTIRLDKKKTWFLGVNYFYVDKQQIELGVLKDLMSLDLSLKKNWNDWTFAVNVNDVLRTNVVEIEDIQDTGNYNYIKNDTYRRNFTVSITYNFGNQKVKKVRDIESASDTIKNRTR; this is encoded by the coding sequence ATGAAAACATCTATACTTATTGCCGCCCTATTCTTCAGCGGATTTACTTTTGCACAGGAAAAAAAGCAGGATACGGTAAAAACAAAAAGCATTGAAGCCGTTACCATAACCAAACAGGTTTTTAAAAAACAGAGCGACCGTTTTGTGTATGATGTTGCGGCCTCTCCCGTAGCTAAAGGAAATACCACCTTTGATCTTCTGAAGCAGACGCCCCTGCTTTCCACAACGGATGACAAAACATTAAAGATTGCAGGGAAAAACAATGTGCTGATTTACATCAACGGCAGGAAAACCAATATGGAGGCTGAATCATTAACCCAATTTTTAAAAAATACCCCTGCAGAAAATATCCAGCGCATTGAAGTGATCACGGTTCCCGGAAGTGAATACCAGGTAGAATCTTCTGACGGGATCATTAATATCGTCCTGAAGAAAAAGATGAGTGACGGCACCAGCGGCAATATGAGGATGTCTAATTCACAGAATAAATACAACGCAAGCCAGGCCAGTTTCTCCGTTAATTACAGGAAAGATAAGCTGGGCATCAATGCCAACCTCAGCGGCGGTGAGAATATCAACCCGCAGTCGTATGTATTGAAAAACGGGATCGGTGACATAAAAAATGAATCAGTGGGCAATATCGATGATCCTAATAAAAATCTGGGCGGTTACTTAAATATTGATTATCAGTTGACCGAAAAAAGCAACCTGGCACTTTCATGGAATTCATGGGCGAATAAAAGCTATAATTCTACGATTGATTTATTAAATACACTAACCCAGCCTGCTGATAATGGGATTCTCGAGACAACATATACAAGGACAAAAAATAAGGAGGATGCAAGAAATTACAACAATTCCGTCAACCTGAACTATGAAATAAAACTGGATTCCTTAGGAAGTAAATTCAATGCCAATGCAGCGTATCTTATTTATAAAAGATTCCAGTATTCTGATAACAATACCCTCATGTCTGATGTTCCGGGCAGCACAAGCGGATTTTCAAGAACAAAGACAAAAATCACCCAGAGCATCCCGCAGATCGTGAATAACTTTTCAGGAACTGTGGATTACATCCAGAAATTTAAAAGTGATTTCACTTTTTCTGCCGGAGGGAATTTTAACAAAACTAAAACAGATAACGATACCAAAAATTTCACCTATCTCTATGATGAGAACGGAAACATGCTGAACCCTAATTCCGACTTCAACCACTTTATTTATGATGAAAACATCTACGGAGCTTATATTACGCTTGATAAAAAGTTCTCTGATAAGTTTTCCGGTAAAATTGGGGCGAGATATGAAATCACCAACAGCGTAGGAACTGCAGAAAGCCTGAAGAACAATGTGGAATCAAATCAAAAAATAGAAAGGAACTACAATAACTTTCTGCCTTATTTAAGCTTCAACTATGCTATTAACGATAAGAACAACCTTTCCTATTCATTTTCAAGCAGGATGAGACGGCCAAGCTTCTGGGAACTGAATCCGGTAAGAAATATCATTACAGAAGACAACTACACGCAGAACAACCCTTTCGTAAAAGCATCTTCCACGTATAATCAGGAGCTGACCTATATGTATAAAAACTCCTATTTCCTGATCCTGAACCATTCCTATGAGAAAGATCAGATCACCCAGGTCCCTCTGCAGATGAAATATACGGATAAGAACAATGTAGAGCGGGTAAGGCTTGCCTACATCAGAACCAATTTCGGAGACAAGCAGGAGATGTCTGCCATGCTGGGTGTTCAGAAATCCCTGTTCAAACAATACCTGACCCTGAACTTCAATGCAGGCGTTCAGCACAATATCAATAACGGAACTCTGAATACGGACCCTACAACAGGGCAGATTTTCGATACTTATGTTAACAACAGAAAATCGACGAGTTTTATCGTTACGAGCAACAACACCATCCGTTTAGATAAAAAGAAAACATGGTTCCTGGGCGTCAATTACTTTTATGTAGACAAACAGCAAATTGAATTGGGAGTATTGAAAGACCTGATGAGCCTGGACCTGAGCCTGAAGAAAAACTGGAATGACTGGACCTTCGCAGTGAATGTAAATGATGTTTTAAGAACCAATGTTGTTGAAATTGAAGATATACAGGATACCGGAAACTACAATTACATTAAAAATGACACGTATAGAAGGAATTTTACCGTAAGTATTACCTACAACTTCGGAAACCAGAAAGTGAAAAAAGTAAGGGATATCGAAAGTGCTTCCGACACAATTAAAAACAGAACAAGATAA
- a CDS encoding DUF3817 domain-containing protein, whose translation MNFIENLFSKYPQEKTVRWFRLVCLAEAVSWLFLFSAMVWIRTDPENIFAIIYISTIGSIHGLFFTLYLIFVPAIRKIYAWDDEDFVFALMSAFFPFATIWVDKKLTRFDRE comes from the coding sequence ATGAATTTCATCGAAAATCTCTTCTCAAAATACCCTCAGGAAAAAACCGTCAGATGGTTCAGGCTGGTTTGCCTGGCTGAAGCCGTTTCCTGGCTCTTCCTATTTTCTGCAATGGTCTGGATCCGTACGGATCCTGAAAATATTTTCGCGATTATTTACATCAGTACCATTGGCAGTATCCACGGACTTTTTTTTACCCTGTACCTGATATTTGTACCTGCCATAAGAAAGATCTATGCATGGGACGATGAAGATTTTGTTTTCGCACTCATGTCGGCATTTTTTCCTTTTGCCACCATCTGGGTAGACAAAAAACTCACCCGCTTCGACAGGGAATAG
- the nadD gene encoding nicotinate (nicotinamide) nucleotide adenylyltransferase has product MKKTGLFFGSFNPIHIGHLILANYILENSDMDELWFVVSPQNPFKEKKSLLKDHNRLDMVQLAVKDYPRMRASNVEFSLPQPSYTIDTLTYLHEKYPDCSFSLIMGEDNLVSLTKWKNYETLIKNHHIIVYPRVFDPEKKDSPYVQHENISLIKAPVIELSATEIRSMIKTGKNVRPMLPPEVFDYLDGSSFYK; this is encoded by the coding sequence ATGAAAAAGACCGGTTTATTTTTCGGTTCCTTTAACCCTATCCATATCGGACATTTAATTCTGGCCAATTACATCCTGGAGAATTCAGACATGGATGAACTCTGGTTTGTGGTAAGCCCCCAGAATCCTTTTAAGGAAAAAAAATCGCTGTTAAAAGACCATAACCGGCTGGATATGGTGCAGCTTGCCGTTAAGGACTATCCGAGAATGAGGGCTTCAAATGTGGAGTTTTCGCTTCCGCAGCCCAGCTATACAATTGATACGCTGACTTACCTTCATGAAAAATATCCGGACTGTTCATTCAGTCTTATCATGGGTGAAGACAATCTGGTAAGCCTGACTAAATGGAAAAATTATGAAACCTTAATTAAAAACCATCACATTATTGTCTATCCACGGGTTTTTGACCCTGAGAAGAAAGATTCACCGTATGTTCAGCATGAAAATATTTCTCTGATCAAAGCACCTGTTATTGAGCTTTCCGCTACGGAAATCCGGAGCATGATCAAGACCGGTAAAAATGTACGCCCGATGCTTCCGCCGGAGGTTTTTGATTATCTGGACGGCAGCAGTTTTTATAAATAG
- a CDS encoding four helix bundle protein codes for MGNYKELTVWQKSVDLITVIYSYTEPFPKEEIYSLTSQIRRSSISIPSHMAEGHSGRSRIDYIQFLKIARGSCAELETQLMISKNSDYLRVTEFNYLIQKSEGISKMHDALLPNCKYMLIPNA; via the coding sequence ATGGGAAATTACAAGGAGTTGACGGTTTGGCAGAAATCTGTAGATCTTATTACAGTCATTTATTCCTATACTGAACCGTTTCCAAAAGAGGAAATCTATTCTCTTACCAGCCAGATCCGCCGTTCTTCAATTTCTATTCCGTCTCATATGGCAGAGGGGCATTCCGGAAGATCCCGAATTGATTATATTCAATTTTTAAAAATTGCCAGAGGAAGCTGTGCAGAATTAGAAACCCAATTGATGATCTCAAAAAATTCAGATTATTTAAGAGTAACGGAATTCAATTATTTAATTCAAAAATCAGAAGGAATTTCAAAAATGCACGACGCGTTATTACCAAACTGCAAATACATGCTAATACCTAATGCCTAA
- the recJ gene encoding single-stranded-DNA-specific exonuclease RecJ, with translation MSQKWIFKPEPDEEIVDGLSSSLGFGTFESKLLVMRGIDNYQKAREFFKPNLTDIHNPFLMADMQKAVERIATAIENGEKILVYGDYDVDGTTAVALMYLYLSKIVQKKYLDFYIPDRNSEGYGISTEGIDFAKENGFSLIIALDCGIKALDMINYAKNLAIDFIICDHHLPGEEIPEAIAVLDPKRRDCRYPFKELSGCGVGFKLCQGLNTIYKLPEAELFELTDLLAISIAADIVSMTGENRVLAKLGLKTLRKTRNLGLRLLIPDDKLSHFEISNIVFEIAPKINAAGRISHGKAAVELMVSDNLKHAHQIVGDIVDLNDERRELDMNSTLSALNQVIESQQETKYTTIVYHPEWNKGVIGIVASRLIETYYKPTLVFTDGNNGEMVASARSVSDFDVHEALDLCSEYFLKFGGHHAAAGLSMEKAQFSAFKEKFEKIVSEKIKEHQKEPCITIDSEIKIDDINRDFINFHRKLAPFGPHNMKPILALTNQKLSGYIKTMGKDNNHLKFYIRQESTGRNIECVGFKLGQFADDFRNKHFDLVFTLEENHWKGNVTHYLNIKDVKFRD, from the coding sequence ATGAGTCAAAAATGGATTTTCAAGCCTGAACCCGATGAAGAAATTGTGGATGGATTAAGTTCGTCACTTGGTTTTGGAACCTTTGAATCTAAACTTCTCGTGATGAGGGGGATTGACAACTACCAAAAGGCCAGAGAATTTTTTAAACCGAACCTTACCGACATCCACAACCCGTTTCTAATGGCCGATATGCAGAAAGCCGTTGAGCGGATTGCCACAGCTATTGAGAACGGAGAAAAAATACTGGTGTACGGAGATTATGATGTGGACGGTACTACGGCTGTTGCCCTGATGTACCTGTACCTCAGCAAAATTGTCCAGAAGAAATACCTGGATTTTTATATCCCTGACAGAAATTCCGAAGGGTACGGTATTTCAACCGAAGGGATTGATTTCGCCAAAGAAAACGGATTTTCATTAATCATTGCCCTGGATTGCGGAATCAAAGCCCTGGATATGATCAATTATGCCAAAAACCTGGCCATTGATTTCATTATCTGCGACCATCATTTGCCCGGTGAAGAAATCCCGGAAGCCATTGCGGTCCTGGATCCCAAAAGGCGGGACTGCCGTTATCCTTTTAAGGAACTTTCAGGATGCGGCGTCGGTTTTAAACTATGCCAGGGGCTGAATACTATTTATAAGCTTCCCGAAGCCGAACTGTTTGAACTGACGGATCTTCTCGCCATCTCCATTGCTGCAGATATCGTATCCATGACCGGCGAAAACAGGGTCCTGGCAAAACTGGGACTGAAAACCCTGAGGAAAACCCGGAACCTCGGATTGAGGCTGCTTATTCCTGACGACAAGCTTTCCCATTTTGAAATTTCCAATATTGTTTTTGAAATCGCTCCGAAAATTAACGCTGCCGGAAGGATTTCCCACGGAAAAGCAGCCGTTGAGCTGATGGTTTCCGACAACCTGAAACATGCCCACCAGATCGTAGGCGATATTGTGGATCTTAATGATGAAAGGCGTGAACTGGATATGAATTCTACCCTTTCTGCCCTTAATCAGGTTATTGAGTCCCAGCAGGAAACAAAATATACGACGATTGTGTACCATCCGGAATGGAACAAAGGTGTTATCGGGATCGTGGCTTCCAGGCTGATCGAAACCTATTACAAGCCTACATTGGTTTTTACAGACGGAAACAACGGTGAAATGGTAGCTTCTGCAAGATCGGTATCTGATTTTGACGTGCATGAAGCACTGGACCTGTGCTCTGAATATTTCCTGAAATTCGGAGGGCACCATGCAGCGGCCGGGCTTTCAATGGAAAAAGCACAATTCAGTGCTTTTAAGGAAAAATTTGAAAAAATCGTTTCTGAAAAAATCAAAGAGCACCAGAAAGAACCCTGCATCACGATAGATTCTGAGATTAAAATCGATGATATCAACCGGGATTTTATAAATTTCCACCGGAAGCTCGCTCCTTTCGGGCCTCACAATATGAAGCCCATTCTGGCGCTGACCAACCAAAAGCTTTCGGGCTATATCAAAACAATGGGGAAAGACAACAATCACCTCAAGTTTTATATCAGGCAGGAATCTACAGGACGCAATATCGAATGTGTAGGTTTCAAGCTGGGCCAGTTTGCAGATGATTTCAGGAATAAACATTTTGATCTGGTATTCACGCTTGAAGAGAACCACTGGAAAGGCAATGTAACCCATTACCTGAATATTAAAGATGTGAAGTTTAGGGATTAG
- a CDS encoding M48 family metalloprotease: MKKMTLCLMLIVAVHFADAQKINLGKAAGIVSNGAKALTFTNQDAITLSKESVEYMDKNNPVAGPKDTYTLRLNKLFGKHKSQDGLSLNYKVYKVKDINAFACADGSVRVFSSLMDVMTDSELLAVIGHEIGHVKNQDTKDAMKTAYLKAAALDAASSASSTVATLNDSQVGKMANAFLDASHSKKQESEADNYSYNFMRANGYNVVGAYTAFKKLALLSEGGSAQSGFQKMFNSHPDSNKRAEAIKKRAEKDGLWKDPGTVTLPTSKLTK, encoded by the coding sequence ATGAAAAAAATGACTTTATGCCTGATGTTAATCGTGGCAGTGCATTTCGCGGATGCACAGAAAATCAATCTTGGAAAAGCAGCAGGTATTGTTTCCAACGGTGCAAAAGCATTAACTTTTACCAATCAGGATGCCATCACGCTGTCTAAAGAATCCGTGGAATATATGGATAAGAACAATCCGGTTGCCGGGCCGAAAGATACCTATACCTTAAGACTGAACAAGCTTTTCGGCAAACATAAATCCCAGGACGGGCTTAGCCTTAATTACAAGGTGTACAAAGTGAAAGATATCAATGCTTTCGCCTGTGCAGACGGCAGTGTGCGCGTTTTTTCCTCATTAATGGACGTGATGACGGACAGTGAACTGCTGGCTGTAATCGGGCATGAAATCGGACATGTTAAAAATCAGGATACCAAAGATGCCATGAAGACCGCTTACCTGAAAGCTGCGGCACTGGATGCGGCTTCTTCAGCATCGTCAACGGTTGCCACGCTTAATGACAGCCAGGTAGGAAAAATGGCCAATGCTTTCCTTGATGCCTCCCACAGTAAAAAACAGGAATCTGAAGCAGATAATTATTCCTATAATTTTATGAGAGCCAACGGTTATAATGTAGTGGGAGCGTATACAGCATTTAAAAAACTGGCACTGCTATCTGAAGGCGGTTCTGCACAGTCTGGATTTCAGAAGATGTTCAATTCTCACCCGGACAGCAACAAAAGGGCTGAAGCCATTAAAAAACGTGCTGAAAAAGACGGCCTGTGGAAAGACCCGGGAACGGTTACTTTACCAACGTCAAAGCTGACAAAATAA